One segment of Mustelus asterias unplaced genomic scaffold, sMusAst1.hap1.1 HAP1_SCAFFOLD_106, whole genome shotgun sequence DNA contains the following:
- the LOC144484410 gene encoding uncharacterized protein LOC144484410, with amino-acid sequence MEKAWTYGDCGMGLMFPFELGNDQYSHTAEGPFTFSMCGDGFTQLSSLSTHQPVHSGERPFRCSMCGKEFTDSCDLLAHEQVHTEESAFTRPVWGNKFTQSSQLTEHQHVHSDQQLFKCSDCEKSFKGKINRQIHQ; translated from the coding sequence ATGGAGAAAGCATGGACATATGGTGATTGTGGGATGGGATTAATGTTCCCATTTGAACTGGGAAATGATCAATACAGTCACACTGCGGAGGGACCGTTCACCTTCTCCATGTGTGGAgatggatttactcagttatccagtctgTCGACACACCAGCCAGTTCattctggggagaggccgttcagatgctccatgtgtgggaaggaatttactGACTCATGTGACCTGCTGGCGCatgagcaagttcacactgaggagagcgcATTCACCAGACCTGTGTGGGGGAACaaattcactcagtcatcgcaGCTCACTGAGCATCAACATGTACACAGTGATCAGCaactttttaaatgttctgactgtgagaagagctttaaaggCAAAATAAATCGGCAAATACACCaatga